CACATCCGGGAGCACCCGCTCGCGAATTTCTGCGGTTGCCAGTTTCTGGATCGGGTCGAGAGAAATCGTCCGCCCCACAAGCGCGGCCAGAACCCCGTTCGCCCCGGACTTGCCCATCTCCTCCATCCACGCCATGCGCAAGAAGGCATCGTCCATGCCAAGGCCGCCATAGGCTTCATCAATGCCAAAGCCAAAGACCCCCAGAGCGCCTGCCTTCTCATGCAGTTCCCAGGGGATTTCCTCCGCCTCATCCCACTCATCCGCATGGGGGCGGACTTCCGTGTCAACGAAACGGCGAACCGTATCGCGGAACTGGCGGCGTTCTTCGGTGTCATGGGGGCTGAGCATGGCGTTCTCCTGGGGCCGGACACAGCCGGCAGTCTTATGTCGTTGGTGTGTGTTTTAGCGAAGTTTCAGGTGTGGCGCGATCAGTTCAATAAAGCGATCCACAATCAGCGTTTCCTCAGCGCGGTTCCTCGTAAACCGCTCATGGGCGAGCATGCCACGCATAAAGACACGACAGATCGCCCACAGGGTCACCACATCGGCGTCATCAAGGTCCGGCGATTCATACACCTCAACGATCGCGGTTCCCATGCGGGCATCCCATTCGATCAGACTCTTGGCGGTGCGTTTTCCCAGCGCCTTGTCGGTCCGCGCGGCCATGAGGATTTCCATCAGCGACCGGCCTTCGGGTGTGCGTACGAGCCGCTCCCAAAGCCACTTCAGGTGGGCGCGTACCCGCGCGTCTTCATCCGGCAGTTTGCTCCATGCAGCACGCTCCACCCGCTTGCCGGTCATCACGCTGCGGCCAAGCAACATATCCAGTGTGGCGGCGATCAGATCTTCCTTGGTGGGAAAATGATGGGTGAGGGCGCCACGTGACAGACCTGCGCGTTCCTGGATGCGTGTGAGGGAGGTGTCGGCATATCCCATTTCATCCAGACATCCGATTGCGGCCTCGCAGATTGCACGGCGGGTTTTCCCGGCCTGCAGTTCTTTGGAAGCAGGCACACCCGGTTTTGCTATCTGCGCTGCGTGCGTCATGGCAGGATTGTTCCTCATTCCGGATCAGGCAGAGGTCCGGATGATAGTTGACAGACCGACTGGTCGGTCTGTAGGAATCTAAGTCAGCAGATCATGAGATGCAAGCGGTCGAAAACAGACCGCACGTCCATGGTGACGGGAGCAGGGCAAGGCAGGGCATGGGCAGCGAAAAAAGCATTCGCATTGGCGGCGCAGGTGGTTTTTGGGGCGAAGCATTGCACGCAACGCCACAACTGCTTGCCGGTGGCAATCTGGACTATCTGGTCTTCGACTATCTGGCCGAAATCACCATGTCCATCATGGCGCGGGCAAGGGCCAAGAACCCGGATCAGGGATACGCCACGGACTTTGTCACCGGCGTGATGGCACCCCACCTCAAGGACATCGCTGCGCGCGGGGTCAAAGTCATTTCAAATGCGGGCGGCGTTAATCCGGCAGCGTGCGGTGCCGCAGTCCGCGAGCTGGTCAAAAATGCGGGCCTTGATCTCAAAGTCGCAGTGGTCGCAGGGGATGACCTTCTTGACCGGGCACAGGAACTGGCCGGCGGCAGCTATGGGGAAATGTTCTCCGGTGCGGCCTTTCCACCAGTTGATGCCATCGCCAGCATCAATGCGTATCTGGGTGCTTTCCCGATTGCAGACGCACTGGACCGGGGCGCAGACATCGTGATCACCGGGCGTGTGGTGGACAGTGCGGTTACGCTGGGTGCGTGCATCCATGCGTTTGGCTGGACCAGGGATGATCACGACCTGCTGGCGGCAGGCACACTTGCGGGGCACATAATTGAGTGCGGCCCTCAAGCGACCGGCGGCAACTTCACGGATTGGCGCGACGTTGCCGACGACCTTGATGCCATCGGGTACCCCATTGCCGATGTCAGCGCGGATGGCAGCTTCATATGCAGCAAACCGCCCAAGACCGGCGGCAAGGTGTCAGTCGGCACCGTGTGCGAACAAATGGTCTATGAGATTGGTGACCCGCAGGCCTATCTGGTCCCGGATGTCGTTTGCGACTTCTCTGAAGTACAAGTGACACAGACCGGACCTGACGAGGTAAAGGTCACGGGGGCGCGCGGACTCCCGGCTCCGGATACATACAAGGTCTGCACGACCTATTCGGATGGCTGGCGCGGCGGGCTGATGATGGCCTTCATCGGGCTTGATGCCGCAGACAAGGCCCGCACCTACGCCGAAACATCCATCAAGCGCGCTCAGAACATCCTGCGGCAGGCCAACGCTGCTGACTTCACGGAAACCAGCATCGAGATCATTGGCGACGACAGCCAGTATGGTGCGGCCGCAAAGGATGTCGCGTCGCGTGAGGTTGTGATGAAGCTTGCAGCCAAACATCCAGACGCCCGCGGCATTGGTGTCCTGTTGAAGGAAGTCACCGGCCTGGCGCTGGCGACCCCAGCAGGCCTTACGAGTTTTGCAGGTGGGCGTCCCAAACCATCACCCGTAGTGCGGCTCTTCTCATTTGCCCTGCCCAAAAATGCCCTGAGCATCACTGTTGACGTTGATGGCGATGTGACCACCCTGGCCACAGAAACAGGCGTTGCGTTCCATCCATCCAAACTGGACCGGCCCACTGACCCGGCAGCACCTTCCAGTGACGGCAGCATGGTCGCCGTGCCGCTGGTCAAACTGGCCTGGGCCCGCAGCGGCGACAAAGGCGACAAAGCCAATATCGGGATCATCGCTCGAGATGAAAGCTATCTGCCCTATATCAGCGCATCCATGACAGACAGCGCTGTGGCAAGTCGTTTCGCGCATTTTCTGGATACGTCGAATGGCGGCGGAAAGGTTGAACGCTTTTTCCTGCCGGGATCGAATGCATTCAATTTTTTGATGGATGATGCGCTGGGCGGTGGCGGTGTTGCCAGCCTGCGGGCAGACCCGCAGGCCAAGGCTTATGCGCAAATCCTTCTTGACCATCCGGTGTCCGTGCCTGCGGACCTGGCCGGGAGACTGTAATGGCGATTTTCCAGACCAAGATTGATCCCAAGTCGGACATCTTTGCGAAGAACCGCGAAGACATGCTCGGACTCATTGAGCAGTTGCGCAGCTACGAAGCCCGCGCCGCGACCAAATCAGAGAAACGCAAACCCCGATTTGAAGAACGCGGCCAGCTCACACCCCGCGAACGACTGGAACGTCTGCTTGATCCGGGCATGCCGTTCCAGCGGCTCTACAACATGGCCAACTTTCTGGTCGATGACCCAAACATTGAAACCTCTGTACCCGGCGGCAATATCATCGCCGGCATCGGCTTCGTCAGCGGCGTGCGGTGTATGGTCTATGTGGATGATAGCGGCATCAGCGCCGGCGCCATGACCACACAATCCGTCGGCGTGATGATCGGCGTGATGGAATGTGCGCTTCGCCAGAAATTGCCTTTTGTCCATCTGGTGGAAAGTGCAGGGGCCAACCTGTTTGAATACACGGTTGAACTGTGGGCCCATGGCGGCAAGATGTTCTATCATCTGGCGCAGCTCAGCGCCGCAGGCATCCCGACCTTTGTGGTTCTACATGGTCCCTCAACCGCAGGCGGAGCCTACCAGCCGGGCATGAGTGACTATGTCATCGGCGTCAAGAAAAACGGCATGGCAGCTCTTGCCGGTGCCGCACTGGTGAAAGCTGCAACCGGCGAAGTCGCTGACGCGGATGAGCTTGGCGGCTCGGAGATGCATGCCAGCACCACGGGCCTTGTGGAGTATGTGGCTGAAGACGATGCCCACGGCATTCTCATCCTGCGCGACCTGCTCGATCGCATTGACCACAACAAGCAGATACCCGCAGCACCAAAACGCGACTATGAGCCGCCGGTGCTCAGCACCGATGACATTGCCGGGACTGTGCCTGTGGACTATCGGCAACCCTATGATGTGCGCGAAGTGGTTGCCCGCGTCGTGGATGGATCAGACTTTGTCGAGTTCAAACCGCGATATGGTCCCGCAACCGTCTGTATGCAGGCCAGCATCATGGGCCATGCCTGCGGCCTGATTGGCAATAATGGACCGATTGATCCCGCCGGTGCCACCAAGGCGTCGCATTTCTTTCAGCTATGCGATCAGTCGGACATGCCGATCATCTTCCTCAACAACACAACCGGCTACATGGTGGGTACGGAGTATGAGCAGGCCGGGATGATCAAGCACGGCTCCAAGATGATCCAGGCCGTGTCGAATGTTCGGGTGCCGAAGATTTCGCTCTATATCGGTGCGAGCTTTGGTGCTGGCAATTACGGCATGTCCGGTTACGCCTATGAGCCGGAGTTTCTGTTTGCCTGGCCCAATGCCACCACTGGCGTGATGGGTGGCGAGCAGGCAGCCGGCACAATGGAAGAAGTCGCACGTAGTGGTGCCGCGCGTCGTGGGCAGGATGTGGATGAGGAGGCGCTTGCTCAACAGCGCGCAGCCGTCGTCAAACTGTTCGATGACCAGTCCACATCGTTTTACACCTCCGGCCGTCTTCTTGATCACGGCATCATTGATCCACGCGACACGCGCAAAGTGCTTGGCTTCGCACTTCAGACAATCTGGGAAGGCCGCAACAAGACACTCCACCCCAATAGCTTCGGCGTCGGCCGGCACTAAAGGCAGGACAGACACATGACCACACTCCCTGACGTGACCGGCGTTGACCTTGAGCTGGACAATGGCTGGCTGACCATCTGGTTCAACCAGCCTGAAACACGCAACGCCTTGACCGATGAACTGGTAGATGGTGTCCGCCGCACTCTCGAAGCCGTTCGCGATGACCGTGAGGTGCGGGGCATCACATTACGGGGCAGACATGGCGTGTTCTGCGCGGGCGGAAACCTCAAACAGTTCAAAGCCTCCTTTCAGGGAGGTGGCAATGACGGTGGCGGCTCACGGGACAGCACCATTGAGATGTCCAAGGGTGCTGCGGTGCTTTTTGACCTCATCAATGAGGCGCCGCAGGTCGTGATTGCCATCATCGAAGGGGCTGCCATGGCCGGCGGGTTTGGCATGGCCTGTTGTGCGGATGTTGTTATCTGCGAAGCGGATGCCAAATTCGCGATGACTGAAACAGCCATCGGCATTTCACCGGCACAGATTGCGCCCTTCGTGATTCAGAAACTGGGTTACGCCACAGCCCGCCGCCTCATGCTGACGGCTGCCCGCTTCAACGGCGAAGGGGCACATGACCTTGGCTTCGCAGACTTTGTTGCCAGTGACGTGGACGGTCTCAATGCCATCGAGCAGCAGATCCGCAGTCAGGTTCTGAAATGTGCCCCAGGTGCCATTGCAGACACCAAATCACTGATCATCGCTCTGCCGGAGATGACCCGCGAAGAAGCCATTCATGCTGCTGCTGAAAACTTTACCGGGCGCCTCCTAAGTGACGAAGGCCGCGAAGGCGTGGCGTCATTCCTTGAAAAACGCAAACCCGTCTGGGCCAAAGGCTAGGGACATCACAACGATGCGCTTCAATTCCATTCTGGTTGCCAATCGCGGTGAGATTGCAGTTCGGGTCATGCGAACAGCAAAGTCGCTGGGATATCGGGTCATCGCCATCTATTCACAAGCCGATAGTGAAGCCCCCCACGTCAAGATGGCTGACGAAGCCGTGTGCGTGGGTGCGGCACCGGTGGGCGAGTCCTATCTTGATCCTGAAAAAGTGCTCAAGGCCGCCGCCGATACAGGCGCGCAGGCTATCCATCCAGGATATGGGTTCCTGAGTGAAAATGCTGACTTTGCCCGAGCGTGCGAACAAGCCGGGCTCGTCTTTATTGGTCCACGGCCGGATGCGGTAGACCTGATGGGCAACAAGGCTGAAGCCAAGCGCCGCATGATTGCCGCCAAAGTGCCGTGCGTGCCGGGCTATGAAGGCGAGAACCAGACGGACGACGCATTCATTTCAGCATCCAAAGACATCGGCTTTCCGGTCATGGTCAAGGCAGCCGCAGGCGGTGGTGGCCGCGGGATGCGTCTTGTGCATGACGCTGCCGAGTTACCGGACGCGATCAAGCTTGCCCGGTCAGAAGCCGAAAACGCCTTTGGGTCCGGTGAACTGATCCTCGAAAAAGCCATCATCCAGCCCCGCCACGTAGAGATACAGGTCTTTGCGGATGAAGCAGGCAATACCATCCATCTGGGTGAGCGCGACTGCTCCGTTCAGCGACGCCATCAAAAGGTGATCGAAGAGGCTCCGTGCCCGGTGATGACACCTGAGCTCCGCGCGCGTATGGGAGCTGCTGCTGTCGAGGCAGCCCAGACCATCAACTATCGCGGCGCGGGCACCGTTGAGTTTCTGCTTGGCGCCGACGGCGAATTCTACTTCCTCGAAATGAACACCCGCCTGCAGGTCGAACACCCGGTCACTGAGCTGGTTACCGGGCTCGATCTTGTGGCGTTGCAGATTAAGGTTGCCCAGGGGGAGAATCTTGGGCTTTCGCAGGACGATGTGTCTTTGACCGGCCATGCCATTGAGGTGCGCCTTTACGCAGAAGATGTGGCCGAGGACTTCCTGCCCAGCACAGGACATATTGACCTGTGGGCTCCCGCCGAGGGCGAGGGCGTTAGAATTGATGCGGGCATTGCCACGGGGCTTGAGGTCTCACCCTTCTACGACCCGATGATCGCCAAGGTCATGGCCCATGGTCCCAACCGTGATGTGGCTCGACAACGGGTCATTGAAGCGTTGCGGAACACCGGCATTTTCGGGCCTCAGACCAACCGTGATTTTTTGATTGATGCGCTCTCACAACCAGCCTTTGCCGCCGGTGAGGCAACAACAGCATTTATTGGAGAGACATATTCGGCAGACGACTTGGCCCGGCAGGCGCCATCTTCGCAGATGGTCACCGCTGCTGCTGTTCTGCTTTACCACTCTGAGCAGCATGCAGCTCACAAGGCCGCCATCGGTGTGGACGAGGAATTGCTCAACTGGGGCAGCACCGGCCGCCTCTCAACGCTCTATCGTTTCAGCTTCGATGACAACGCGATTGATGCGCGCGTCGTCGCTGGCGGTGGCAATTCATGGACCGTGGAAACAGCCACCGGATCGGTCGCTGTGTCGCTCGTTTCTCGAGACACTCATCGTGCCTGTCTGACGATAGATGGCACCACATCTGCTGTCGTATTCGCCCTGCCGCGATCAGGGACAATTCACCTGAGCATGAATGACACCAGCGCGACCCTTTCGAATGTGCTCGCTACTGCCGGTATGGCGGACGACGCAGCAGGCGGCGGGCGTGTACTGGCACCGATGCACGGGCTCATCCTTGAGGTCCATGTGAGCGAAGGCCAAACTGTCAAAAAGGGTGACCGTCTTGCTGTGCTCGAAGCCATGAAAATGCAGCATCAGATACTTGCCGAAGTTGACGGTACTATCACAGCAATTGCCTGCGCAGCGGGAGATCAAGTCCCGGCAGATGAGCTGTTGGTGGAAATCGAAATTGATGAAGACAATTGATGAAGTTTGGGGCGCCTGAAGGCGGACCTTTAAGGAGACTGCAGATGTTTGATCAACCCAATGATTTTCGCGGCGAAAGCGATGCGCTCTATGAGCTGATCAAGGACTTGCCTGAAG
The Pyruvatibacter sp. HU-CL02332 genome window above contains:
- a CDS encoding TetR family transcriptional regulator, encoding MTHAAQIAKPGVPASKELQAGKTRRAICEAAIGCLDEMGYADTSLTRIQERAGLSRGALTHHFPTKEDLIAATLDMLLGRSVMTGKRVERAAWSKLPDEDARVRAHLKWLWERLVRTPEGRSLMEILMAARTDKALGKRTAKSLIEWDARMGTAIVEVYESPDLDDADVVTLWAICRVFMRGMLAHERFTRNRAEETLIVDRFIELIAPHLKLR
- a CDS encoding acyclic terpene utilization AtuA family protein; this translates as MGSEKSIRIGGAGGFWGEALHATPQLLAGGNLDYLVFDYLAEITMSIMARARAKNPDQGYATDFVTGVMAPHLKDIAARGVKVISNAGGVNPAACGAAVRELVKNAGLDLKVAVVAGDDLLDRAQELAGGSYGEMFSGAAFPPVDAIASINAYLGAFPIADALDRGADIVITGRVVDSAVTLGACIHAFGWTRDDHDLLAAGTLAGHIIECGPQATGGNFTDWRDVADDLDAIGYPIADVSADGSFICSKPPKTGGKVSVGTVCEQMVYEIGDPQAYLVPDVVCDFSEVQVTQTGPDEVKVTGARGLPAPDTYKVCTTYSDGWRGGLMMAFIGLDAADKARTYAETSIKRAQNILRQANAADFTETSIEIIGDDSQYGAAAKDVASREVVMKLAAKHPDARGIGVLLKEVTGLALATPAGLTSFAGGRPKPSPVVRLFSFALPKNALSITVDVDGDVTTLATETGVAFHPSKLDRPTDPAAPSSDGSMVAVPLVKLAWARSGDKGDKANIGIIARDESYLPYISASMTDSAVASRFAHFLDTSNGGGKVERFFLPGSNAFNFLMDDALGGGGVASLRADPQAKAYAQILLDHPVSVPADLAGRL
- a CDS encoding carboxyl transferase domain-containing protein, translated to MAIFQTKIDPKSDIFAKNREDMLGLIEQLRSYEARAATKSEKRKPRFEERGQLTPRERLERLLDPGMPFQRLYNMANFLVDDPNIETSVPGGNIIAGIGFVSGVRCMVYVDDSGISAGAMTTQSVGVMIGVMECALRQKLPFVHLVESAGANLFEYTVELWAHGGKMFYHLAQLSAAGIPTFVVLHGPSTAGGAYQPGMSDYVIGVKKNGMAALAGAALVKAATGEVADADELGGSEMHASTTGLVEYVAEDDAHGILILRDLLDRIDHNKQIPAAPKRDYEPPVLSTDDIAGTVPVDYRQPYDVREVVARVVDGSDFVEFKPRYGPATVCMQASIMGHACGLIGNNGPIDPAGATKASHFFQLCDQSDMPIIFLNNTTGYMVGTEYEQAGMIKHGSKMIQAVSNVRVPKISLYIGASFGAGNYGMSGYAYEPEFLFAWPNATTGVMGGEQAAGTMEEVARSGAARRGQDVDEEALAQQRAAVVKLFDDQSTSFYTSGRLLDHGIIDPRDTRKVLGFALQTIWEGRNKTLHPNSFGVGRH
- a CDS encoding enoyl-CoA hydratase-related protein produces the protein MTTLPDVTGVDLELDNGWLTIWFNQPETRNALTDELVDGVRRTLEAVRDDREVRGITLRGRHGVFCAGGNLKQFKASFQGGGNDGGGSRDSTIEMSKGAAVLFDLINEAPQVVIAIIEGAAMAGGFGMACCADVVICEADAKFAMTETAIGISPAQIAPFVIQKLGYATARRLMLTAARFNGEGAHDLGFADFVASDVDGLNAIEQQIRSQVLKCAPGAIADTKSLIIALPEMTREEAIHAAAENFTGRLLSDEGREGVASFLEKRKPVWAKG
- a CDS encoding acetyl-CoA carboxylase biotin carboxylase subunit, whose translation is MRFNSILVANRGEIAVRVMRTAKSLGYRVIAIYSQADSEAPHVKMADEAVCVGAAPVGESYLDPEKVLKAAADTGAQAIHPGYGFLSENADFARACEQAGLVFIGPRPDAVDLMGNKAEAKRRMIAAKVPCVPGYEGENQTDDAFISASKDIGFPVMVKAAAGGGGRGMRLVHDAAELPDAIKLARSEAENAFGSGELILEKAIIQPRHVEIQVFADEAGNTIHLGERDCSVQRRHQKVIEEAPCPVMTPELRARMGAAAVEAAQTINYRGAGTVEFLLGADGEFYFLEMNTRLQVEHPVTELVTGLDLVALQIKVAQGENLGLSQDDVSLTGHAIEVRLYAEDVAEDFLPSTGHIDLWAPAEGEGVRIDAGIATGLEVSPFYDPMIAKVMAHGPNRDVARQRVIEALRNTGIFGPQTNRDFLIDALSQPAFAAGEATTAFIGETYSADDLARQAPSSQMVTAAAVLLYHSEQHAAHKAAIGVDEELLNWGSTGRLSTLYRFSFDDNAIDARVVAGGGNSWTVETATGSVAVSLVSRDTHRACLTIDGTTSAVVFALPRSGTIHLSMNDTSATLSNVLATAGMADDAAGGGRVLAPMHGLILEVHVSEGQTVKKGDRLAVLEAMKMQHQILAEVDGTITAIACAAGDQVPADELLVEIEIDEDN